A genomic stretch from Fragaria vesca subsp. vesca unplaced genomic scaffold, FraVesHawaii_1.0 scf0512932, whole genome shotgun sequence includes:
- the LOC101299631 gene encoding uncharacterized protein LOC101299631 → MSFLAGRLAGKEGAYFFQESKQAVGRLVSQKKLPSSPPSATEHESQADVLPEVLRHSLPPKIFHQQAETASSLDTASKWVLKSESKNGYFISSQALNPLRDFVSLPQVTFGPKRWQLPESENSISASTANELRRDRHPTPINPEKLKAAAEGLTRIGAAFAIATAIVFGGATLVFGLAVSRLQVQNSDDIRTKGKELVEPKFEGIREQLVPLKAWVENMTRKWHLEKQEDVKEKPLVKALSKMFAAKTSN, encoded by the exons ATGAGTTTTCTCGCGGGAAGATTAGCCGGGAAAGAAGGAGCCTACTTCTTCCAGGAATCCAAACAGGCCGTTGGCCGTCTCGTATCCCAGAAGAAGCTCCCGTCGTCGCCTCCGTCGGCGACTGAGCACGAATCCCAAGCCGACGTGCTTCCCGAGGTGCTGAGGCACTCTTTGCCCCCCAAAATTTTCCATCAACAGGCTGAAACGGCGTCGTCTCTGGACACAGCTTCCAAATGGGTTCTTAAATCTGAGTCCAAGAATGGGTATTTCATCTCTTCTCAGGCTCTTAACCCTCTCAGGGATTTTGTGTCCCTGCCCCAGGTCACTTTTGGCCCCAAAAG GTGGCAACTGCCGGAATCAGAAAACTCGATTTCAGCCTCAACAGCTAATGAATTGCGTCGAGACAGGCACCCTACCCCCATTAATCCTGAAAAGTTGAAGGCTGCAGCTGAAGGGCTTACGCGAA TTGGGGCAGCATTCGCTATTGCAACTGCAATAGTTTTTGGTGGTGCCACCTTGGTATTTGGATTGGCTGTCTCAAGGCTACAGGTGCAGAAT AGTGATGACATCCGAACAAAAGGGAAAGAACTGGTGGAGCCAAAATTTGAAGGGATTCGTGAGCAGCTGGTTCCCTTAAAGGCTTGG GTTGAAAACATGACAAGGAAATGGCACCTGGAAAAGCAGGAAGATGTAAAGGAGAAGCCTCTTGTAAAGGCGCTCTCTAAAATGTTTGCTGCAAAGACATCCAACTGA
- the LOC101301060 gene encoding uncharacterized protein LOC101301060 codes for MVVLQLHSINGLLFQCPKKSSVTHRRAIAQKCLCLQTQTLPSKTQRIMESLPVSSEVGGAGGAYSYSALKRLDQVWSKICSAKTVVEEPKEVVSNFPGLLRNSDLADKAVDTFDVLICGGTLGIFIATALCAKGLRVGVVERNVLQGREQEWNISRKELLEFVEIGILAEDEIEQATAMKFNPNRCGFEGKGDIWVEDILNLGVSPVKLIEIVKNRFISLGGVVLEGYSMSSISIYEDAALLQLSEGKILSSRLIIDAMGNFSPVVKQIRSGRKPDGVCLVVGSCARGFKNNSDSDVIYSSSSVKKVGASVAQFFWEAFPAGSGPTDRTTYMFTYVDPQPQSPKLEELLEEYWKLMPEYQGVSLDELEIQRVLYGIFPTYRDSPLPAAFNRVLQFGDASGIQSPVSFGGFGSLTRHLKRLSTGIYEAIDGDFLDSHNLSLLNPYMPNLSSSWLFQRAMSAKEPSNVSPDFINELLYANFQSMQKLGDPVLRPFLQDVVQFGPLTKTLGLVMLNKPQIIPSIFKQVGIPVLLDWSGHFFMLGYYTLLSTFADPVVRPLLSQLPPEMKYGWQRRLEAWKYGAGLDYKL; via the exons ATGGTGGTTCTTCAGCTTCACTCCATTAATGGGTTGTTGTTTCAGTGCCCAAAGAAGAGCTCAGTAACTCACAGAAGAGCCATAGCTCAAAAATGTCTCTGCTTGCAAACACAGACCCTTCCCTCCAAAACCCAG AGGATAATGGAGAGTTTGCCGGTGAGTAGTGAAGTTGGTGGTGCTGGTGGAGCTTACTCATATAGTGCTTTGAAGAGGTTGGATCAAGTTTGGTCTAAGATTTGCTCTGCTAAAACAG TTGTGGAAGAACCAAAGGAAGTGGTTTCGAATTTTCCTGGTTTGCTTAGGAATTCTGATCTGGCTGACAAAGCGGTAGATACATTTGATGTGTTGATTTGTGGTGGAACACTGGGGATATTCATAGCAACAGCATTGTGTGCCAAAGGTCTTCGAGTAGGCGTTGTGGAAAGAAATGTGCTACAAGGG AGGGAACAGGAGTGGAATATCTCGAGGAAAGAGCTCTTGGAATTTGTAGAGATTGGAATTCTTGCAGAAGATGAGATTGAACAAGCTACTGCCATGAAATTCAATCCT AACAGATGTGGATTTGAGGGGAAGGGTGATATCTGGGTTGAAGACATTCTTAATCTTGGTGTTTC ACCAGTAAAGCTTATAGAGATTGTGAAGAATCGTTTTATTTCTCTAGGTGGAGTCGTATTGGAAGGCTACAGTATGTCCAGCATTTCCATTTATGAAGATGCAGCT CTCTTGCAACTCAGTGAGGGGAAGATTTTGTCATCTCGCCTCATCATTGATGCAATGGGGAATTTCTCTCCAGTTGTAAAACAG ATAAGATCCGGAAGGAAGCCAGATGGAGTATGCCTTGTTGTTGGATCATGTGCTCGTGGATTCAAGAATAACTCTGACAGTGATGTTATATATAGTAGTTCGTCAGTAAAGAAGGTTGGAGCCTCCGTAGCACAATTCTTTTGGGAG GCATTTCCAGCTGGTTCAGGCCCTACAGATCGTACGACTTATATGTTCACTTATGTTGATCCTCAACCCCAGTCTCCAAAACTGGAAGAATTATTAGAAGAATATTGGAAATTGATGCCTGAATATCAG GGAGTCTCTCTTGATGAGTTGGAGATACAGAGGGTTCTATATGGTATTTTCCCTACATACCGTGACAG CCCGCTGCCAGCAGCTTTTAATCGTGTTTTACAG TTTGGTGATGCTAGTGGGATACAATCACCTGTTTCATTTGGTGGTTTTGGAAGCTTGACTAGACACCTCAAGAGACTGTCAACAG GAATATACGAAGCAATCGACGGCGATTTTCTTGACTCACACAACTTGTCTCTGCTAAATCCTTACATG CCCAACTTAAGTTCTTCATGGTTGTTTCAAAGAGCAATGTCAGCAAAGGAACCGTCTAATGTTTCACCAGATTTTATTAATGAGCTTCTGTATGCCAATTTTCAGAGTATGCAG AAGCTTGGAGATCCAGTACTCAGACCATTTCTGCAg GATGTTGTACAGTTTGGACCTCTTACTAAGACGTTAGGCCTAGTCATGTTAAATAAACCTCAAATTATCCCATCAATATTCAAGCAG GTTGGAATTCCTGTACTTCTTGACTGGTCTGGACATTTTTTCATGCTTGGATACTATACATTACTCTCAACCTTTGCCGACCCTGTAGTAAG GCCTTTGTTGAGTCAATTACCACCGGAGATGAAGTATGGGTGGCAGAGACGTCTCGAGGCTTGGAAATATGGTGCTGGTTTAGATTACAAGCTTTGA
- the LOC101299920 gene encoding uncharacterized protein LOC101299920 — MASVIMATTLGSFSVNRSSRDCSKWSSTNGKRSGLTVKAMRVEKSLEELYEVRVERKVSPERVAELGVSRWSMWKTGKGKLPWDWQVDQLVYIEEGEVRVVPEGSKQFMRFVAGDLVRYPKWFEADLWFNGPYQERYSFRAYGDD, encoded by the coding sequence ATGGCGAGTGTGATTATGGCCACAACCTTGGGCTCATTCTCAGTAAACAGAAGCAGTAGAGATTGCAGCAAATGGAGTAGTACCAATGGGAAACGCAGTGGTCTAACTGTGAAGGCAATGCGGGTGGAGAAAAGTCTGGAGGAATTGTACGAAGTGAGAGTGGAACGCAAAGTTTCGCCTGAACGAGTTGCAGAGCTCGGAGTTTCAAGGTGGTCAATGTGGAAGACCGGCAAGGGCAAGTTGCCTTGGGATTGGCAGGTGGACCAGTTGGTTTACATTGAGGAAGGAGAGGTGAGAGTTGTGCCGGAAGGAAGTAAGCAGTTCATGCGATTTGTGGCTGGAGATCTTGTTCGTTACCCTAAGTGGTTTGAAGCTGACCTATGGTTCAATGGTCCATACCAAGAGCGTTACAGTTTCAGAGCTTATGGTGATGATTAA
- the LOC101300495 gene encoding BAH and coiled-coil domain-containing protein 1-like: MAKTKPGKKDLDSYNIKGTNKAVRVGDCVLMRPSDTDKPPYVARVEKLEADHRNNVKVRVRWYYRPEESIGGRRQFHGAKELFLSDHFDVQSAHTIEGKCTVHSFKNYTKLENVGAEDYFCRFEYKAATGGFTPDRVAVYCKCEMPYNPDDLMVQCEGCKDWFHPSCMGMSIEDAKKLEHFLCSDCSSDDDAKRSMNAFPMSPSVETKVEPKRRKR; the protein is encoded by the exons ATGGCCAAGACCAAACCTGGGAAGAAGGACCTTGACTCCTACAACATCAAGGGCACCAACAAAGCCGTCCGGG TTGGGGATTGTGTGTTGATGAGACCATCGGACACTGATAAGCCTCCATACGTGGCACGAGTGGAGAAGCTTGAAGCTGACCACCGGAACAATGTGAAGGTCCGGGTTCGGTGGTATTACCGGCCGGAGGAGTCAATAGGAGGAAGGAGACAGTTCCATGGAGCCAAGGAGCTGTTTCTGTCAGACCATTTTGATGTGCAGAGTGCACACACTATCGAAGGGAAGTGTACAGTCCACTCCTTCAAGAACTACACTAAGCTCGAGAATGTGGGAGCTGAAGACTATTTTTGTAGGTTTGAGTATAAGGCTGCCACTGGAGGGTTCACACCGGACCGTGTGGCTGT GTATTGTAAATGTGAGATGCCATACAATCCGGACGACCTTATGGTGCAGTGTGAGGGATGCAAGGACTG GTTTCATCCCTCTTGTATGGGTATGTCCATTGAAGATGCCAAAAAGTTGGAACACTTTCTCTGTTCTGACTGTTCATCTGATGATGATGCCAAAAGATCAATGAATGCATTCCCCATGTCTCCCTCTGTTGAGACTAAG gtGGAGCCAAAGCGCCGGAAGAGATGA